In Cyclopterus lumpus isolate fCycLum1 chromosome 13, fCycLum1.pri, whole genome shotgun sequence, the genomic window TGCTCATGAGGAAATGAACATGAGTAGTTTTTGTACCACAAACTACTCAAATCAAATGAGAGGAAAAGGTTAAATATCTTTTGATTTTAAAAGAGTTGTGGATAGTTTTGCACAGAACTTAATGAGGAAGAAACATTTTCCCTGAAGAACTTTTCTTTGGTGTTGACTcaggtgccccctgtggactaaagtggtagtgtctctgagcaccagggtccctttagaaaacctctaatTTTACTGCATCAGGGTCTGACTGTCGAatcctctcagtcctggttctggttctcctgggTCTCAGTCTTCAGTCCCCGTCAGTGAGACTTTTGTTCATTCTTCTCTCAGAACGTCCTCTAGTTTATCTCTGACTCCTGAAACGCTGTCAAAGTACCTCAGTGGTTTGGTAGACAAACAACGTGCTGGTTGTAAACTGACTGACCAATGCTCTGAACATGGTCTCTGGACTTTAGTGTGACTCAGTTATTCTCTCATAttagtttcatatttcatacgTCAGCTTTGTGTGAAACCCTGGcatgaagacaagaagacaatactttgttcatgtttgtttattcatcgTGTAAACATTCAGTTTGTTCTCACATCCCATCATTAAAGTCTGTTAAATGACTCGTGATCAATGAGTTCATGGACAGATTCATCACACTCAGTTTAAACTGATTGATTCTCTGGCTAAATAGACAAAGGGAggagcgccacctacaggaaCTAAGACCTTTACAcaacaagaaggacaagacGTCAAAGTACCGCCCACAaggtttgactgacagctgatctcTGCAGTGAAGAAACGCCTCAACAATCAGCTCTCTGCAACAAACATGGAGACTAAATGAGTTCAAGAGTTCAAACTCAGAGTTTAACCCTCAAAGgacttatttatattttagtttacaCAACTCAACAGTGTCTCCAATActaaaaccataaaaatgaAACCAAAGTCCATAAAACCCAAGTCCAGCATAGAGAGGCTCAGTgaatgtggtctggactctgtggaggagagtcatggtttcagagacgctgtagaaggacagaataCCTGCTGTGTGATCCAGGTACACTCCTAGTCTGGAGGACTGAGGACCAGAGACGGAAGTTTGGACTTTGTTGTGAAGAAATGTTAAACTGTTATTGAGACATGTTAATCCCCAAGATTTGTTATTGGATCCAAATCCACATTCATTCCAGCCCCCTTCTCTCTGGATGTTCTTGTATGAGACTGCTAcataaactcctcctcctctccactccacctcccagtaacaacgtccagtcagactctctctacTCAGGACCTGAAGACATTCACTGAACCTGTCTGAGTGACTAGAATAAGACTGATGTTCCTTCATTAATCTTGCTTTTCTGTTCCCATCAGATAataacagctgtgtgtttgctgtgtttggatccagaGTGAGTTCACATGAATACTCTAAGAATCCAGCTCTGGTCGTGGGCTCTGGTGGAGACAGTAAAACACCCACTTCAGTTCCCGTCAGTGAGACGTTTGTCCACTTGTCTCTCAGGACGTCCTGTAGTTCATCTCTGACTCCTGAAACAGCCGCCGTCACGTCCTCAAAGTATCTCAGAGGACGGATGTTGATGCTGGATGAGTCTGTAGACCCACTGAGTGGTGACAGTGAGGGGTAGTGGTGGAGAAGCTGGTtgagatcctctgtgtgtgagagcagcttcagctcagcgtcgttcctcttcagctcagtgatctcctgctccagcttctcctgaagctctttgactcgactcacttcagttctctgctgggatctgacctgctgcttcacatcagagcttctgttctccatgagacggatcagctcagtgaagatcttctcactgtcctccactgttttatcagcagagaggttgatggcctccacctcctgatggagcagcttcaggtctttctctctgtcctggattctctgctggatgtttagtcgactcccctccagctctctctgcctctcggtcctttctgctgcagctgagacggtGTTGTGGCCTTTATGTTCATCCAGAGAGCAGAGGTAGCAGATACACTGCTGATCAGTACGGCAGaacatcttcatcacctcgtcatgacgagagcagatgttctcctggagctggttggaggggtccaccagcttgtgtttctttaatggaGGTGCATCATGATGTGGTTGAAggtgtttctcacagtaagaaACCAGACACATCAGACAGGACTTGAAGGccttcagtctcctcccagtgcagacatcacaggccacatcttcaggtccagcatagcagtgatcagcaggagcagcttggagt contains:
- the LOC117741158 gene encoding tripartite motif-containing protein 16-like; the protein is MEQKGVQLDWETFSCSICLDLLKDPVTTTCGHSYCMNCIEAHWDEEDGKKLLSCPQCRQTFTPRPVLLKNTMLAVLVEQLKKTGLQAAPADHCYAGPEDVACDVCTGRRLKAFKSCLMCLVSYCEKHLQPHHDAPPLKKHKLVDPSNQLQENICSRHDEVMKMFCRTDQQCICYLCSLDEHKGHNTVSAAAERTERQRELEGSRLNIQQRIQDREKDLKLLHQEVEAINLSADKTVEDSEKIFTELIRLMENRSSDVKQQVRSQQRTEVSRVKELQEKLEQEITELKRNDAELKLLSHTEDLNQLLHHYPSLSPLSGSTDSSSINIRPLRYFEDVTAAVSGVRDELQDVLRDKWTNVSLTGTEVGVLLSPPEPTTRAGFLEYSCELTLDPNTANTQLLLSDGNRKARLMKEHQSYSSHSDRFSECLQVLSRESLTGRCYWEVEWRGGGVYVAVSYKNIQREGGWNE